The following proteins come from a genomic window of Methanobacterium sp. Maddingley MBC34:
- a CDS encoding prolyl-tRNA synthetase (PFAM: Anticodon binding domain; tRNA synthetase class II core domain (G, H, P, S and T); Prolyl-tRNA synthetase, C-terminal~TIGRFAM: prolyl-tRNA synthetase, family I): MSEFSEWFHNILEEAEIIDTRYPIKGMHVWQPQGFKIRKYALNLIKEILDEDHEEVLFPMLIPEDELAKEAIHVKGFEEEVYWVTHGGLTPLNKKLALRPTSETAMYPMFALWVRSHTDLPMKFYQVVNTFRYETKHTRPLIRVREITTFKEAHTIHADSEGASKQVERAIEIYSSFFDQLGIPYVVTRRPEWDKFPGADYTMAFDTLLPDGKTLQIGTVHNLGQTFARTFDITYETAEGEHEYVYQTCYGLSDRVIASIIGIHGDSSGLNLPPAVAPYQIVIVPVLFKKTAQEVLDFCNQLKDKIKKAGLRVHLDDRDIRAGKKYYGWEMRGVPLRLEIGPRDIENKKMVVVRRDTLEKETIDYNEETLTSDLNAILENVTQNLKSKSWDKFQENIRPAETLEEAKNIITNEQGIVSFLWCGDESCGKEIEEYVNVDILGIKDEATEGKCIKCGKDARNLALLAKTY, encoded by the coding sequence ATGTCCGAATTCAGTGAATGGTTCCACAATATCCTGGAAGAAGCAGAGATAATCGACACACGATACCCAATCAAGGGAATGCACGTATGGCAACCACAGGGATTTAAAATAAGAAAATATGCCCTTAATTTGATTAAAGAAATTTTAGATGAGGATCATGAAGAAGTCCTTTTTCCCATGCTCATACCCGAAGATGAACTAGCTAAAGAAGCCATACATGTTAAGGGCTTTGAAGAGGAAGTTTACTGGGTTACCCATGGAGGTTTAACACCATTAAATAAAAAACTGGCATTAAGGCCCACCAGTGAAACAGCCATGTACCCCATGTTCGCCTTATGGGTGCGCTCCCACACTGACCTTCCTATGAAATTTTACCAGGTAGTTAACACTTTCCGTTATGAAACCAAACACACAAGACCCCTTATCCGTGTCCGGGAAATAACCACCTTCAAGGAAGCTCACACCATCCATGCAGATTCTGAGGGTGCCAGTAAACAGGTTGAAAGGGCTATTGAGATATACAGCAGCTTTTTTGACCAGCTTGGGATACCCTACGTAGTCACCCGACGCCCGGAATGGGATAAGTTCCCTGGTGCAGATTACACCATGGCCTTCGACACTCTCCTGCCAGATGGTAAAACCCTCCAGATAGGTACAGTCCACAATCTGGGCCAGACCTTCGCCCGCACCTTTGATATCACCTATGAAACAGCAGAAGGAGAACATGAATATGTTTACCAGACCTGTTATGGATTATCTGACCGGGTAATTGCATCCATCATAGGTATTCACGGAGATTCATCTGGACTCAACTTACCTCCTGCTGTGGCACCATACCAGATAGTTATAGTGCCTGTACTTTTCAAGAAGACGGCCCAGGAAGTCCTGGATTTCTGCAATCAGTTAAAGGATAAAATCAAAAAAGCAGGTCTCAGGGTTCACCTCGATGATCGTGACATCCGAGCTGGTAAGAAGTACTATGGATGGGAGATGAGGGGAGTACCACTCCGCCTGGAAATAGGGCCAAGGGATATAGAAAATAAGAAAATGGTAGTAGTGCGCAGGGACACCTTAGAGAAAGAAACCATTGACTACAATGAAGAAACACTAACCTCTGATTTAAACGCTATTCTGGAGAACGTCACCCAAAATCTCAAAAGTAAGTCATGGGACAAATTCCAGGAGAATATCCGCCCTGCAGAGACACTGGAAGAAGCCAAAAACATCATCACCAATGAACAGGGGATTGTATCCTTCCTGTGGTGTGGGGATGAATCATGCGGTAAGGAAATTGAAGAATATGTGAATGTGGATATTCTGGGTATCAAAGATGAAGCAACTGAAGGTAAATGCATAAAATGTGGAAAAGATGCCAGAAACTTGGCCCTTCTTGCTAAAACATACTGA
- a CDS encoding phosphomethylpyrimidine kinase (PFAM: Phosphomethylpyrimidine kinase~TIGRFAM: phosphomethylpyrimidine kinase), which produces MMALSIAGFDPSGGAGIMADAKTFQALGVYPTAVITALTAQNVKQVVGVEPVNPDFVSRQIDLIMADADIHYAKTGMLYSAEMVEMVASKVTEYQLKLVVDPVLVAGSGGTLSQEDLVESLKKHLLPLAELTTPNTHEAEALTGLKIKNEEDASDAARELGKLCPTVVTGGHLNGRDIFYENSLTENSLSFIEGEILKSTNTHGSGCTYSAAVTAYLTKGYNLIQSIKNASNFTKKAIENGEYGTLNQMWQLNQP; this is translated from the coding sequence ATGATGGCCCTTTCCATTGCTGGTTTCGACCCATCTGGAGGTGCTGGGATCATGGCTGATGCGAAAACCTTCCAGGCACTGGGCGTTTACCCAACTGCAGTTATCACCGCACTCACTGCCCAGAATGTGAAACAAGTGGTCGGTGTAGAGCCTGTTAACCCTGATTTTGTATCTAGACAGATAGACCTGATAATGGCTGATGCGGATATACACTATGCCAAAACAGGTATGTTATATTCAGCAGAAATGGTGGAAATGGTGGCCAGCAAAGTAACTGAATACCAGTTAAAACTGGTGGTGGATCCAGTGCTGGTGGCAGGTTCCGGAGGAACTTTATCCCAGGAGGATCTGGTTGAATCCCTGAAAAAACATCTTCTACCCCTGGCCGAACTAACCACTCCCAATACACATGAAGCAGAGGCATTAACTGGACTGAAAATAAAAAATGAAGAAGATGCTTCTGATGCGGCCCGTGAACTGGGGAAACTCTGCCCCACTGTGGTTACCGGAGGACATCTGAATGGTAGAGATATTTTTTATGAAAACTCTTTAACTGAGAATTCTTTAAGTTTCATTGAGGGTGAAATCCTTAAAAGTACTAACACCCATGGATCAGGATGCACTTACTCTGCAGCCGTGACTGCTTACCTAACAAAAGGATACAACCTGATTCAATCCATTAAAAATGCATCAAATTTCACCAAAAAAGCCATAGAAAATGGTGAATATGGTACTTTGAATCAAATGTGGCAATTAAACCAACCGTAA
- a CDS encoding peroxiredoxin (PFAM: C-terminal domain of 1-Cys peroxiredoxin; AhpC/TSA family), with translation MGEKVYELRKIKKKGKGMPLIGDKFPKMEVQTTQGMMKLPKAFKGKWFVLFSHPADFTPVCTTEFVAFQLRYDLFQDLDCELIGLSVDQVFSHLKWIQWISENFDIDIEFPVIADTGKVADKLGLIHPNKGTNTVRAVFIIDPEGIIRAILYYPQELGRNIDEILRMVEGFQTAEEKGVAIPANWPCNEIIGKGLIIPPASDIETALERPGEYKCFDWWLCYRNYYKW, from the coding sequence ATGGGAGAAAAAGTTTACGAACTAAGAAAAATTAAGAAAAAAGGTAAAGGAATGCCACTTATTGGGGATAAGTTCCCTAAAATGGAAGTTCAAACCACACAGGGAATGATGAAACTACCTAAAGCATTCAAGGGGAAATGGTTTGTTTTATTCAGCCACCCCGCAGATTTCACTCCAGTGTGTACCACTGAATTTGTGGCCTTCCAGCTACGCTATGATCTCTTCCAGGATCTGGACTGTGAACTCATTGGACTGTCAGTAGATCAGGTTTTCTCACACCTTAAATGGATCCAGTGGATATCCGAAAACTTCGACATAGACATAGAATTCCCGGTAATCGCAGACACAGGTAAAGTGGCTGATAAACTGGGTTTAATACATCCAAATAAGGGAACCAACACTGTAAGAGCCGTATTCATCATTGACCCTGAAGGAATCATCCGGGCCATCCTCTACTACCCACAGGAGCTGGGTCGAAACATTGATGAAATATTAAGGATGGTGGAAGGATTCCAGACCGCTGAAGAGAAAGGTGTGGCCATACCAGCCAACTGGCCCTGCAATGAGATCATTGGTAAAGGCCTTATAATTCCACCTGCATCAGATATAGAAACTGCACTGGAAAGACCCGGAGAATACAAATGCTTTGACTGGTGGCTGTGCTACCGGAACTACTATAAATGGTAA
- a CDS encoding 2-phospho-L-lactate guanylyltransferase (PFAM: Guanylyl transferase CofC like~TIGRFAM: 2-phospho-L-lactate guanylyltransferase), whose product MTKTFAIIPVSRFSEAKTRLSPTLSPLERENILKSMLMDVIGAIRGNVDQVVVISSDSDVLNFVKDLNVTCLSEKGKTDLNGALTQAVEWCSDYASQVLIVPSDVPLIHPDQVQEMVELSDKWPLVIAPAKGGGTNALLCPTQDIQMKFGDWSFFEHLKEAENAGMPWYIYDSFYLSLDVNTAEDLGEIMIHGFGTETRKFLKSIGLRVKSNHGTERLMVEKK is encoded by the coding sequence ATGACCAAGACATTTGCAATAATTCCTGTTTCCAGGTTCTCTGAGGCAAAAACGAGATTATCCCCCACCCTCTCGCCCTTAGAGAGAGAAAACATTCTTAAATCTATGTTAATGGATGTTATAGGGGCAATAAGAGGTAATGTAGATCAGGTAGTGGTTATAAGTTCAGATTCAGATGTTCTTAATTTTGTTAAGGATTTAAATGTTACCTGCCTATCAGAGAAGGGTAAAACTGATCTTAACGGAGCACTGACCCAGGCAGTGGAGTGGTGTTCTGACTACGCCAGTCAGGTGCTCATTGTACCCTCAGACGTCCCTCTAATCCATCCGGACCAGGTTCAGGAAATGGTTGAACTTTCAGATAAATGGCCACTGGTCATTGCCCCGGCCAAGGGCGGTGGAACCAATGCACTGCTATGCCCTACCCAGGATATTCAGATGAAATTCGGAGATTGGAGCTTTTTCGAACACCTTAAAGAAGCAGAAAATGCTGGGATGCCCTGGTATATCTATGACTCTTTTTACCTTTCCCTGGATGTTAACACCGCCGAAGACCTGGGCGAGATCATGATCCATGGTTTTGGAACTGAAACACGCAAATTCCTCAAAAGCATAGGCCTAAGGGTAAAATCAAACCATGGAACTGAGCGTTTAATGGTGGAGAAAAAATGA
- a CDS encoding superoxide dismutase (PFAM: Iron/manganese superoxide dismutases, alpha-hairpin domain; Iron/manganese superoxide dismutases, C-terminal domain), translating to MSKKVYELPPLPYGYGDLAPYISEEQLQIHHDKHHQAYVDGANAILAKFDSRPGMEFDVKAVAKELSFHVGGFVLHKMFWENMAPAPKGGGEPTGTLAKYIEKDFGSFERFKQEFSQAAISTEGSGWAALTICRRTDRLFITQIEKHNVNVIPHFRVLMVLDVWEHAYYLDYKNVRPDYVAAFWNIVNWEEINRRLEIELLSNSLNLVDNRRVLDMKIEEFRENFDDWLESFDKK from the coding sequence ATGTCTAAAAAAGTATATGAACTTCCTCCGCTACCCTATGGGTACGGGGACCTGGCTCCATACATATCCGAAGAACAACTCCAAATACACCATGATAAACACCACCAGGCCTATGTAGATGGTGCAAATGCAATATTAGCTAAATTTGATAGCAGACCAGGCATGGAATTTGATGTTAAGGCTGTGGCCAAGGAACTCTCCTTCCATGTGGGTGGATTCGTACTGCATAAAATGTTCTGGGAAAACATGGCCCCTGCACCAAAAGGTGGAGGTGAACCAACTGGAACCCTTGCCAAGTACATTGAAAAGGACTTCGGATCCTTTGAAAGGTTTAAACAGGAATTTTCACAGGCCGCCATAAGCACCGAAGGATCAGGATGGGCAGCCCTCACCATCTGCAGAAGAACGGACCGTCTGTTCATTACTCAGATTGAAAAGCACAATGTCAATGTCATTCCCCATTTCCGGGTTTTAATGGTCCTAGATGTATGGGAGCACGCCTACTACCTGGATTACAAGAATGTACGACCAGACTACGTGGCTGCATTCTGGAACATAGTGAACTGGGAAGAAATAAACCGCCGCCTGGAAATAGAACTCCTGTCAAACAGTTTAAATCTGGTGGATAACCGCCGGGTATTGGACATGAAAATCGAAGAATTCCGGGAAAACTTCGATGACTGGCTGGAATCATTTGATAAGAAATAA
- a CDS encoding rubredoxin (PFAM: Rubredoxin), whose product MQKYLCKPCGYIYDPEVGDDMAGIEPGTAFEDLPDDWVCPMCGADKDLFEPVD is encoded by the coding sequence ATGCAAAAATATCTATGCAAACCATGTGGATATATCTACGACCCGGAAGTAGGAGATGACATGGCTGGAATCGAACCGGGAACCGCCTTTGAGGATTTACCCGATGATTGGGTCTGTCCCATGTGCGGTGCAGATAAAGACCTGTTTGAACCAGTAGATTAA
- a CDS encoding trypsin-like serine protease (PFAM: Trypsin) — translation MVILGLLAVAAYVLYHPAATSPQNATVFIVSAVSGAAQVTDPTDNKTYDVTVDYYGISAGSGFIITSDGYIASAAHVVGDPWELSHNGVIKKMTNDDLKYYVDKAAIYIFLQKAHPEMINSLNESQLDTLTNQFMAAGAVKATNYTHTIYIRGPAFPESASKPAEAQLVDMGNSDTEMDVALLKVNKASQLPYLPISNQQITVGENVRIYGYPTEQFAFYGDMDTEGGSKELWNSIYTASLTSGIVSAERPSSKGTTYYQTDAAVDSGSSGGPVCNSNNQVIGILVQGFEKQGFNFFLPSKYITELCKENGVNVGGGSFLPF, via the coding sequence GTGGTGATACTGGGACTTTTAGCAGTAGCTGCTTATGTGTTATATCATCCTGCAGCCACTTCCCCACAAAATGCAACAGTTTTCATTGTATCTGCGGTTTCTGGTGCAGCTCAGGTGACTGATCCCACGGATAATAAAACATATGATGTAACTGTTGATTACTATGGAATTTCTGCTGGTTCTGGTTTTATAATTACCAGTGATGGTTACATTGCCTCTGCTGCCCATGTGGTGGGTGATCCATGGGAACTATCCCATAACGGTGTTATCAAGAAAATGACCAATGATGATCTGAAATATTACGTGGACAAGGCAGCCATCTACATTTTCCTGCAAAAGGCACACCCGGAAATGATCAATAGTTTGAATGAATCACAGTTAGACACCCTCACCAATCAGTTTATGGCAGCAGGTGCGGTTAAAGCCACCAATTACACACACACCATCTATATCAGAGGGCCTGCATTCCCTGAAAGTGCCAGTAAACCAGCCGAAGCACAACTGGTGGACATGGGTAACTCGGACACTGAAATGGATGTGGCACTCCTAAAGGTCAATAAGGCCAGCCAACTGCCTTATCTCCCCATAAGTAATCAACAAATCACCGTGGGGGAGAATGTACGTATTTATGGATATCCCACAGAACAATTCGCATTTTACGGCGATATGGACACGGAAGGAGGTAGTAAAGAACTCTGGAATAGTATCTACACTGCCAGTCTTACCAGTGGGATTGTAAGTGCTGAGAGACCCTCATCTAAAGGCACCACCTACTATCAAACTGATGCTGCAGTGGATAGTGGAAGCAGTGGTGGTCCAGTGTGCAACTCTAATAATCAGGTTATAGGAATTCTGGTGCAGGGATTTGAAAAACAGGGATTTAACTTTTTCCTACCATCTAAATACATAACCGAATTATGTAAGGAGAATGGGGTTAATGTAGGAGGAGGATCATTCCTCCCCTTTTAA
- a CDS encoding rubredoxin (PFAM: Rubredoxin): MKRYKCKVCNYIYDPEDGEPRTNTPPGTAFEDLPEDWRCPKCGAGKFRFIPI, from the coding sequence ATGAAAAGATACAAGTGTAAGGTCTGTAATTATATTTACGATCCTGAAGATGGAGAACCAAGAACTAACACACCTCCAGGAACTGCTTTTGAGGATTTACCAGAAGATTGGCGCTGTCCCAAATGTGGTGCAGGGAAATTCCGTTTTATTCCTATCTAA
- a CDS encoding rubredoxin (PFAM: Rubredoxin), with protein sequence MSRYKCKVCGYIYDTESGEPRNGTAPGTEFDALPDDWFCPHCGANKHRFIAI encoded by the coding sequence ATGAGCAGATACAAATGCAAAGTTTGTGGCTATATCTATGACACCGAATCAGGGGAACCACGTAATGGAACTGCCCCTGGAACAGAATTTGATGCCCTGCCTGATGACTGGTTTTGTCCTCACTGTGGAGCAAATAAACATCGTTTCATTGCAATTTAA
- a CDS encoding universal stress protein UspA-like protein (PFAM: Universal stress protein family) — MFNTIMVPTDGSEYSKKAEDTALSLAKKLGSTVIAVHIIDDKLIYPYEVLEEEGTAILHEVQKKGKEMDVEVNEILIVGSPTHDMAKITEKAGADLVVLSTHGKTGLERLIMGSVAENAIKKIAVPVMLVK, encoded by the coding sequence ATGTTCAACACCATAATGGTTCCTACCGATGGATCAGAGTATTCTAAAAAGGCTGAAGACACTGCATTATCCCTGGCTAAAAAGCTGGGTTCCACTGTTATTGCAGTTCACATAATTGATGATAAACTCATATATCCTTATGAGGTGCTGGAGGAAGAGGGTACTGCCATCCTCCACGAAGTGCAAAAAAAGGGCAAAGAAATGGATGTGGAAGTCAATGAGATACTGATTGTTGGAAGTCCCACCCATGATATGGCCAAGATAACCGAAAAAGCAGGTGCAGATCTGGTGGTACTAAGCACACATGGTAAAACTGGTCTGGAAAGACTTATAATGGGTAGTGTGGCTGAAAATGCCATTAAAAAAATCGCAGTGCCAGTGATGCTGGTTAAATAA
- a CDS encoding putative protein of DIM6/NTAB family (PFAM: Flavin reductase like domain): MEFKSLDVESFYRVLAPRPTIIVTTVNSEGRVNAAPFSFTMPVSVNPPLIAVASVPRHHTYQNLEETQEFVVNIPIADILNQLWVTGEKFPEGVNEIEKAELTEMDSLEVSPPWIKECLAHMECKVEFTRECGDHQLVVGRVLKVGVRENALREGLLDVELLKPLLHLGGKDFVVGDHRRKVD; this comes from the coding sequence ATGGAATTTAAAAGTTTAGATGTAGAAAGTTTTTACCGGGTATTGGCACCCAGACCTACAATAATCGTGACTACTGTAAATTCTGAGGGCAGGGTGAATGCTGCTCCCTTTTCTTTTACCATGCCAGTATCAGTGAATCCTCCATTAATTGCAGTAGCGTCTGTTCCCCGTCACCATACCTACCAGAACCTGGAAGAAACTCAGGAATTTGTGGTTAACATTCCCATTGCAGATATACTCAACCAGCTCTGGGTTACCGGTGAAAAATTCCCAGAGGGAGTTAATGAGATTGAAAAAGCAGAATTAACCGAGATGGATTCTCTTGAAGTTTCACCACCCTGGATCAAAGAATGTCTGGCCCATATGGAGTGCAAGGTTGAATTCACCCGGGAATGTGGTGATCACCAGTTAGTGGTGGGTCGTGTTTTGAAAGTTGGTGTGCGGGAAAATGCCTTAAGGGAAGGACTTCTGGACGTGGAATTATTGAAACCCTTACTCCATCTAGGTGGTAAAGACTTTGTGGTGGGAGACCATCGCCGGAAAGTGGATTAA
- a CDS encoding coenzyme F390 synthetase (PFAM: AMP-binding enzyme) produces MIWNENAECMSAEEKEQLQLRRLQNIVKRAYENVPYYRQRLDEAGVSPEDIQTLKDIEKLPFTTKSDLRDAYPFGMFAVSNDDIVEVHTTSGTTGKPTVSGYTRKDIDLWGEVIARALSMAGATKKDIVQNCYGYGLFTGGLGVHHGGQKVGCTVIPISAGNTQRQIEIIQDFESTIITCTPSYAMYIAEVLEREGVPKEDIKLKAGVFGAEMWTEEMRNEIERRLNLDALNIYGLTEIIGPGVANECMEKNGLHIFDDHFYPEIVDPQTLETLPEGEKGELVLTTLTREGMPVLRFRTRDLTALRKGDCGCGRTHIKMDRITGRSDDMLKVRGVIVFPSQIERALLKIPGMEPNYQIIARRPKHLDELEVQVETSPALFSDEVKHVEEVKRSIEKQIHDEIGLRVNVSLVEPRSLPRSEGKAVRVIDKRKLS; encoded by the coding sequence ATGATCTGGAATGAAAATGCTGAATGCATGTCAGCCGAGGAAAAGGAACAATTACAACTTAGAAGATTACAGAATATTGTTAAAAGGGCCTATGAAAACGTACCCTACTATCGTCAGAGGCTGGATGAGGCAGGAGTTAGCCCTGAAGATATTCAAACTCTTAAAGATATAGAGAAACTACCATTCACCACAAAAAGTGACTTAAGGGATGCCTATCCCTTTGGAATGTTCGCAGTCAGTAACGATGATATTGTGGAAGTTCACACCACCTCCGGTACCACTGGCAAGCCTACTGTATCAGGATACACCAGAAAAGACATAGACCTATGGGGTGAAGTCATTGCCAGGGCCCTTTCCATGGCTGGAGCCACTAAAAAAGACATAGTGCAAAACTGTTATGGTTACGGTCTTTTTACAGGAGGACTAGGAGTACACCACGGTGGTCAGAAGGTTGGTTGCACTGTAATACCCATCAGTGCCGGGAACACCCAGCGCCAGATCGAAATTATCCAGGACTTTGAAAGCACCATCATCACCTGCACCCCCAGCTACGCCATGTACATAGCCGAAGTACTGGAAAGGGAAGGAGTACCCAAAGAAGATATAAAACTTAAAGCAGGGGTTTTCGGGGCGGAAATGTGGACAGAAGAGATGAGAAATGAAATTGAAAGAAGACTCAACCTCGATGCCCTGAATATCTATGGACTCACCGAGATCATTGGTCCTGGTGTGGCCAACGAGTGCATGGAAAAAAATGGACTACACATCTTCGATGATCATTTCTACCCTGAAATCGTGGACCCCCAGACATTAGAAACACTGCCTGAAGGAGAAAAGGGAGAACTGGTACTGACCACCCTTACCAGGGAGGGTATGCCTGTGCTGCGTTTCCGTACCCGGGATTTAACTGCCCTGCGTAAAGGTGATTGTGGCTGTGGAAGGACCCACATTAAAATGGACCGCATAACCGGAAGATCCGATGACATGCTTAAAGTAAGGGGAGTTATTGTATTCCCATCCCAGATCGAACGGGCACTGCTCAAGATACCTGGAATGGAACCAAACTACCAGATCATTGCCCGCAGACCAAAACATCTGGATGAACTGGAAGTACAGGTTGAAACATCACCAGCCCTATTTTCAGATGAAGTTAAACATGTGGAAGAAGTTAAAAGATCCATAGAAAAACAGATACATGACGAGATCGGCCTCAGGGTAAATGTTTCACTGGTGGAACCACGTAGTCTGCCCAGAAGTGAGGGTAAAGCAGTTAGAGTCATTGATAAACGGAAATTAAGTTAA
- a CDS encoding ferritin-like protein (PFAM: Ferritin-like domain), translating to MLDEKMEEALNYQLNRELYSGYLYLAMGAYFEDQDLPGFGNWMRVQAQEELSHAMKFYDYLVQRGSRVLLAEIEEPQSQWDSSEAAFEHVYEHEQMVTGLINGLVDLALKLSDHATNNFLQWFVAEQVEEEESASGVLQKVKLAGESGSGIYMLDQELAQRIYNPPTTSE from the coding sequence ATGTTAGATGAGAAGATGGAAGAGGCCCTAAACTATCAGTTAAACCGTGAACTCTATTCTGGTTATCTATATCTGGCCATGGGGGCTTACTTTGAAGATCAGGATCTGCCTGGCTTTGGTAACTGGATGCGTGTCCAGGCCCAGGAGGAATTAAGCCATGCCATGAAGTTCTATGACTACCTGGTGCAGAGGGGTAGCCGGGTGCTTCTGGCTGAGATTGAAGAACCTCAAAGCCAGTGGGATTCATCTGAAGCTGCCTTTGAACATGTGTATGAACACGAGCAGATGGTCACCGGCCTCATAAACGGATTGGTGGATCTGGCCCTGAAACTCTCTGATCACGCCACCAACAACTTCCTCCAGTGGTTCGTGGCTGAACAGGTTGAAGAGGAAGAATCTGCAAGTGGAGTTCTCCAGAAAGTAAAATTAGCTGGGGAATCTGGCAGCGGAATCTACATGCTAGACCAGGAACTAGCACAAAGGATATATAATCCCCCTACAACATCTGAGTAA
- a CDS encoding ACT domain-containing protein (PFAM: ACT domain) translates to MSGDEKMKLKQISVFLENRKGRLGKAMNVLSSAGVNIRALSIADTSEFGILRMIVHDPDLAHEVLEKNNFVVKVNEVIAVEVIDEPGGLDELLSILNKADINVEYLYAFVEKKSDKAIVVLRTEDLDTGINALEKGGISIVAADEINLL, encoded by the coding sequence ATGTCAGGCGATGAAAAAATGAAATTAAAACAAATATCTGTGTTTCTTGAAAATAGGAAAGGAAGACTGGGTAAGGCAATGAATGTTCTCTCCAGTGCAGGTGTTAATATCAGGGCTCTTTCCATAGCTGATACCTCTGAATTTGGTATACTGCGTATGATTGTTCATGATCCAGATCTGGCGCATGAGGTCTTGGAAAAGAACAATTTCGTGGTAAAAGTCAACGAAGTTATTGCTGTTGAAGTAATTGACGAACCCGGAGGACTAGACGAACTTCTCAGTATTTTAAACAAAGCAGATATCAATGTGGAGTACCTTTACGCATTTGTAGAGAAAAAAAGTGACAAAGCCATTGTGGTATTGCGCACTGAAGATTTAGATACCGGTATAAATGCACTGGAAAAAGGTGGAATTAGTATAGTAGCAGCAGATGAGATTAACCTTCTTTAA